One segment of Trichlorobacter ammonificans DNA contains the following:
- a CDS encoding HamA C-terminal domain-containing protein, translating into MKRPFNSDLVITEQISDPLLKAYHVGFDQKKFRLTPLVDVIRNVIPEFSLGYHCGTMIGLTSMVEKLKEAAEIVYMTDKYQKRGEFGELILHLLLRDFRNTIPLISKMYFKDNHDIPAHGFDGVQISIEGSIKKLWLGESKLYKSGEAGISDLLKDIKKHVNEDYIRREFSLISKKLPESIPEIEYWRNLMDKHQRLDIIFDGIVIPMLCTYDSSIFTRHTDNTQQYFNDFENECKELFEKFDKKRTASQVEIILLLLPVPSKDELNSQIHKRLKAIQEI; encoded by the coding sequence ATGAAACGACCATTCAACAGTGATCTTGTAATAACAGAACAGATTTCCGATCCCTTGTTAAAGGCGTACCATGTCGGATTTGATCAGAAAAAATTTCGTCTAACTCCACTTGTGGACGTAATCAGAAATGTGATTCCTGAGTTTTCTCTCGGTTATCATTGTGGAACTATGATTGGTTTGACAAGCATGGTTGAAAAGCTGAAAGAGGCCGCAGAAATTGTTTACATGACTGACAAATACCAAAAGCGGGGAGAGTTCGGAGAATTGATTTTACATCTCCTGCTTAGAGACTTTCGTAATACTATACCCTTAATTAGTAAGATGTACTTTAAAGATAACCACGATATTCCAGCTCACGGTTTCGACGGAGTTCAAATTTCAATCGAAGGCTCAATAAAGAAGTTATGGCTTGGAGAGTCAAAGCTTTACAAATCTGGAGAGGCTGGTATTTCTGATCTTCTTAAAGACATAAAAAAACATGTAAACGAAGATTATATCCGTCGAGAATTTAGTCTAATTTCAAAGAAACTGCCTGAATCAATCCCTGAAATAGAATACTGGCGCAATCTAATGGATAAGCATCAGCGGCTGGACATTATATTCGATGGGATTGTCATACCAATGCTATGCACATATGACAGTAGCATATTCACCCGTCATACAGATAATACGCAACAATACTTCAACGACTTTGAAAATGAATGCAAAGAACTTTTCGAGAAATTTGATAAAAAGCGAACTGCTAGCCAAGTCGAAATAATTCTACTCCTTTTGCCAGTTCCGTCTAAAGATGAGTTAAATAGTCAAATTCATAAACGACTTAAGGCAATTCAGGAGATATAA
- a CDS encoding AAA family ATPase produces the protein MRQTTIDTITLSLAGPVELPLNWIGQEELLQQLLAAWMVIDERDIPFNPRLVGKPGVGKTTLAYAAARRLGRPVYLFQATMDTRPEDLIVTPVIGPGGAIQYAASSLVSAMLAGGVLILDEGNRMSEKSWASLAPLLDDRRYVESVITGLRIPAHRDFRIVVTMNEDASTFELPEYIHSRLQPQLFIDFPEADEELLILRENLPFADDAILRYVVQFLQKAHDRDELYSVRDGINIARYALKMATANGSSPADLLPLAVERVLGDEALRYLS, from the coding sequence ATGCGCCAGACAACCATCGACACCATCACCCTCTCCCTGGCCGGGCCGGTGGAGCTTCCCCTGAACTGGATCGGCCAGGAGGAGTTGCTGCAGCAGTTGCTGGCCGCCTGGATGGTCATCGACGAGCGGGATATCCCCTTCAACCCCCGCCTGGTGGGCAAGCCGGGGGTGGGCAAGACCACCCTGGCCTACGCCGCGGCCCGCCGCCTGGGGCGGCCGGTCTACCTGTTCCAGGCCACCATGGACACCCGGCCCGAAGACCTGATCGTGACGCCGGTGATCGGCCCGGGCGGCGCCATCCAGTACGCCGCCTCCTCCCTGGTTTCCGCCATGCTGGCCGGCGGGGTGCTGATCCTGGACGAAGGGAACCGGATGAGCGAGAAATCCTGGGCCTCCCTGGCGCCGCTTCTGGACGACCGCCGCTACGTGGAGTCGGTGATCACCGGCCTGCGGATACCGGCCCACCGCGATTTCCGGATCGTGGTCACCATGAACGAGGACGCCTCCACCTTTGAGCTGCCCGAGTACATCCACTCCCGGCTCCAGCCCCAACTGTTCATCGACTTTCCCGAGGCGGACGAGGAGCTCTTGATCCTGCGGGAAAACCTCCCCTTTGCCGACGACGCGATCCTGCGCTACGTGGTGCAGTTCCTCCAGAAGGCCCACGACCGGGACGAGCTGTACTCGGTGCGGGACGGCATCAACATCGCCCGCTACGCCCTGAAGATGGCGACGGCCAACGGCAGCTCCCCCGCGGACCTGCTTCCCCTGGCGGTGGAACGGGTGCTGGGGGACGAAGCGCTGCGCTACCTTTCCTGA
- a CDS encoding helicase-related protein, with amino-acid sequence MTTILDVKNQIDLIKQRSNNMTNDESFQLAKLCSKLLRENPEIARDAIIRVHDIWEKVPENTRTIWNDITESAGLYPYVNPKKLSTSALLRYEYHRSKFMPNVVLHEEQAIISHELINKRSVVVGAPTSFGKSLLIEEIIASRIYRNIVIIQPTLALIDETRRKLTKYRDHYKIVLSTSQTPSASRSNVFLFTGERVVEYQIFPKIDFFIVDEFYKLSLDREDDRSVVLNQAFSKLLSLTSKFYMLGPMISSIPLKFTQRFELTWIPTKFSTVAVNEYHINEILKTKISAKNKNESLNTLLSHVSGQTIVYCSSPQKATERALEYAFSLSTKPKENHLQDIRSWIKENINEHWSLGFALSMGIAFHHGALPRHLGASIVEEFNKGSIKYLFCTSTLIEGVNTSAKNVILFDHTRGRNPIDFFDYRNIAGRSGRMKEHFVGDVIKFEKEPDQMELNVDIPIFDQEYAPLEILISMGDDQIDENGRERIREFKKLPEDLQHLYKLNSGITVDAQEKIIRKIQSNLAFYHSNISWSPVPKKFDDLSTIIELGWEFLRGPGDQTYIPKLGRLNARWLASFAFSYISLKSLKSVISQYSQDRFWIGKIPETQERIDIVSYTILHIARHWFDYKLPKWLTVISNIQEYVFKQNGLKPGNYLFLASELENSFIHPNFAALIEYDIPMSAIKKLTRNIDSKKTADENIMVISRIPDTDLLKLGLGEYELKKVRNLKRAV; translated from the coding sequence ATGACAACTATATTAGATGTTAAGAATCAAATAGACCTTATCAAACAGCGGTCGAACAACATGACAAATGATGAGAGTTTTCAGTTGGCAAAACTCTGCTCGAAGTTACTTCGAGAAAACCCTGAAATCGCCCGTGATGCGATAATACGAGTACATGACATCTGGGAAAAGGTCCCTGAGAACACTCGCACAATTTGGAACGATATTACTGAGTCAGCTGGTTTGTATCCGTATGTCAATCCTAAAAAACTTTCGACAAGTGCACTACTACGATACGAATATCACAGATCAAAGTTTATGCCAAATGTAGTACTACATGAAGAACAAGCCATAATTTCGCATGAGCTAATCAATAAACGATCAGTTGTTGTTGGCGCTCCAACTAGTTTTGGCAAAAGCCTCTTAATCGAAGAAATTATTGCAAGCCGAATCTATAGAAATATAGTGATAATCCAACCAACGCTTGCGCTGATTGATGAAACGCGACGTAAACTCACAAAATATAGAGATCACTACAAAATTGTACTTTCAACGTCACAAACTCCTTCAGCAAGCCGTTCAAACGTCTTCCTGTTCACAGGAGAACGCGTTGTTGAATATCAGATTTTTCCCAAAATAGATTTCTTTATTGTCGACGAATTCTACAAACTAAGCCTTGACAGAGAAGACGACCGGTCTGTAGTTCTGAACCAAGCTTTTTCGAAGTTATTAAGTTTAACTTCGAAATTTTATATGCTTGGCCCTATGATATCGAGTATCCCGCTAAAATTTACACAGCGATTCGAACTAACTTGGATACCTACCAAATTTTCAACAGTTGCCGTTAACGAGTATCACATAAACGAAATACTAAAAACCAAAATCTCAGCCAAAAATAAGAATGAAAGCCTAAATACTTTACTGTCACACGTGAGTGGACAAACAATCGTCTATTGTTCATCTCCCCAAAAAGCAACAGAACGTGCTTTGGAGTATGCATTTAGTTTGTCTACAAAACCAAAGGAAAATCACCTTCAAGACATCAGATCTTGGATTAAAGAAAACATCAACGAACATTGGTCGCTAGGATTTGCTTTGTCAATGGGCATTGCATTTCATCATGGCGCTTTGCCACGCCATCTTGGCGCGTCTATCGTTGAGGAATTTAACAAAGGATCAATCAAGTATTTGTTTTGTACCTCAACGCTGATCGAAGGCGTCAATACGTCGGCAAAAAATGTCATATTGTTTGATCATACACGCGGACGTAATCCCATAGACTTCTTTGATTATAGAAACATTGCAGGACGATCAGGACGAATGAAAGAACATTTCGTTGGGGATGTTATTAAATTCGAAAAAGAACCGGATCAAATGGAACTCAATGTCGACATCCCAATTTTTGATCAGGAGTATGCACCGCTGGAGATACTAATTTCTATGGGGGATGACCAAATCGATGAAAATGGCAGAGAACGTATTCGTGAATTTAAAAAACTGCCAGAGGACCTTCAACATCTGTATAAGCTCAATTCTGGGATTACCGTTGACGCACAAGAAAAGATCATTCGAAAAATACAGAGCAACTTAGCTTTCTATCATTCAAATATTTCTTGGTCTCCTGTACCCAAGAAATTTGATGATTTGAGCACGATAATTGAACTTGGCTGGGAGTTTTTGCGAGGTCCAGGGGATCAGACATATATTCCAAAGCTTGGAAGACTTAATGCCAGATGGCTAGCTAGCTTTGCCTTCTCATACATTAGTCTTAAGTCTTTAAAGTCAGTTATTAGCCAATATTCACAAGACAGGTTCTGGATTGGTAAAATACCAGAAACACAAGAAAGAATAGACATAGTTAGCTACACAATCCTCCATATAGCTAGACATTGGTTTGATTATAAATTGCCAAAATGGTTAACAGTAATTTCAAACATTCAAGAATATGTATTCAAACAAAATGGACTAAAGCCAGGCAATTATCTGTTTTTAGCATCTGAGCTAGAGAATTCTTTTATCCATCCAAACTTTGCAGCACTAATTGAATACGATATACCAATGTCAGCAATAAAGAAATTAACAAGAAATATTGATTCTAAGAAAACGGCAGATGAGAACATAATGGTTATTTCTAGAATTCCGGACACTGATCTTCTCAAGTTAGGGCTTGGTGAATATGAATTAAAAAAAGTCAGGAACCTAAAAAGAGCGGTCTAA
- a CDS encoding B12-binding domain-containing radical SAM protein: MLLIHPPCAKATEPPAGIARLAGALTAHGLPCRLWDANLEGQLWLLTQTTAVDTWTSRARRRLPANLAALRDRKTCAAPARYAAAVRDLNRLLAVAGEPLGAEAGLADYRHAGLSPLRSADLLQAAAEPEQNPFFPFFRQRLEELLGGTATVGISLNYLNQALCAFALAGLIRQLAPRVRILLGGGLVGSWCSRPGWQSPFGDLVELLPGPGEGPLLALHGTAPAGGPPLPEYGSLRLDDYLSPGRVLPYSSAAGCWWNRCSFCPERAEGNPWRPIPPATVLEQVKELVQRHRPALLHLTDNALSPALLEQLATDPPGAPWYGFVRFCEQLADPQFCRDLRAGGCVMLKLGLESGDQGVLERLHKGINLQQAARVLENLRAAGIAVYGYLLFGTPAEDEAAARRTLDFTVRHADCFGFLNLAIFNMPLFGPEADQHGTAPFYDGDLSLYTGFCHPTGWDRGKVRRFLEREFKRHPAIAPILQRDPPFFTSNHAAFFSSAPVV; the protein is encoded by the coding sequence ATGCTGCTGATCCATCCCCCCTGCGCCAAGGCCACCGAGCCGCCGGCCGGGATCGCCCGGCTGGCCGGAGCCCTGACCGCCCACGGCCTCCCCTGTCGTCTCTGGGACGCCAACCTGGAAGGGCAGCTCTGGCTGCTGACCCAGACAACCGCCGTTGATACCTGGACCAGCCGCGCCCGGCGCAGGCTGCCGGCCAACCTTGCCGCCCTGCGGGACAGGAAAACCTGTGCCGCGCCCGCCCGCTACGCCGCCGCAGTGCGGGACCTGAACCGGCTCCTGGCCGTGGCCGGTGAGCCGCTGGGGGCGGAAGCCGGGCTGGCCGACTACCGCCATGCCGGGCTGTCCCCCCTGCGCAGCGCCGACTTGCTGCAGGCTGCCGCCGAACCGGAGCAGAACCCGTTTTTTCCGTTTTTCCGGCAACGGCTGGAGGAGTTGCTAGGGGGGACCGCCACGGTCGGCATTTCACTCAATTACCTGAACCAGGCCCTGTGCGCCTTTGCCCTGGCAGGGCTGATCCGGCAACTGGCGCCACGGGTGCGCATCCTGCTGGGGGGCGGGCTGGTCGGTTCCTGGTGCAGCCGTCCCGGCTGGCAGAGCCCCTTTGGCGATCTGGTTGAACTGCTGCCCGGCCCCGGCGAAGGGCCACTGCTGGCCCTGCACGGCACGGCGCCCGCCGGCGGGCCGCCCCTGCCGGAGTACGGTTCCCTTCGCCTTGACGACTATCTCTCCCCCGGCAGGGTGCTTCCCTACAGCAGCGCCGCAGGCTGCTGGTGGAACCGCTGCTCCTTCTGCCCGGAGCGGGCCGAGGGGAACCCCTGGCGCCCCATCCCCCCGGCCACGGTGCTGGAGCAGGTGAAGGAACTGGTGCAACGCCACCGCCCGGCCCTGCTGCATCTCACCGACAACGCCCTGAGCCCGGCCCTGCTGGAGCAGCTGGCAACGGACCCGCCCGGTGCCCCCTGGTACGGCTTTGTCCGCTTCTGCGAGCAGTTGGCCGACCCGCAGTTCTGCCGCGACCTGCGGGCCGGCGGCTGTGTCATGCTGAAGCTGGGGCTTGAGTCGGGGGACCAGGGGGTGCTGGAGCGGCTGCACAAGGGGATTAACCTGCAGCAGGCGGCACGGGTGCTGGAAAACCTGCGTGCCGCCGGTATTGCCGTGTACGGCTACCTGCTCTTCGGCACCCCGGCGGAGGACGAGGCGGCTGCCCGGCGGACCCTTGACTTCACGGTGCGCCATGCCGACTGTTTCGGCTTCCTCAACCTGGCCATCTTCAACATGCCGCTGTTCGGCCCTGAGGCTGATCAACACGGTACGGCGCCGTTCTACGACGGCGATCTCTCCCTGTACACCGGCTTTTGCCACCCCACGGGCTGGGACCGGGGCAAGGTGCGGCGCTTTCTGGAGCGGGAATTCAAGCGGCACCCGGCCATCGCCCCGATCCTGCAACGGGACCCGCCGTTTTTCACCTCCAACCATGCGGCTTTTTTCAGCAGCGCCCCCGTGGTATAA
- a CDS encoding adenylate/guanylate cyclase domain-containing protein, with product MSAIVCFDIRNFSTHVSHLVAGNQGKSKRVFEVVKELFQSLDNVIRLTQSKFDFQEKTYVVHTGDGFVAIFYGKGKCLQALSVACVIGNDFSKIINIYNSDMKKEASLRNLPPLDYGIGIHIGAVQYFNYQPVYSSDSRTQSIGLLGHAINLASRVQDTTKEHVYRIICTRRVFTDSISRIDEEHRGKIDRYFIDLGKHKLRGMRRPVTLYGVDGHLYEYIKREIPPRQN from the coding sequence ATGAGCGCTATTGTTTGTTTTGATATCAGGAATTTCAGTACTCACGTTTCCCATCTTGTAGCGGGAAATCAAGGCAAAAGCAAAAGAGTATTTGAAGTGGTAAAAGAACTTTTTCAGTCCCTTGACAATGTAATCAGACTGACGCAATCGAAATTCGATTTCCAGGAGAAAACCTATGTAGTCCATACCGGGGACGGATTCGTTGCGATATTCTACGGAAAGGGGAAGTGCCTCCAAGCATTATCTGTCGCATGCGTGATAGGTAACGATTTTTCGAAGATAATCAATATATACAATTCTGACATGAAAAAAGAAGCAAGCTTAAGAAACCTTCCCCCACTAGATTATGGAATAGGTATCCATATTGGAGCCGTTCAGTATTTTAACTACCAGCCAGTCTATTCTTCTGACAGCCGAACCCAGAGCATTGGCCTGCTCGGACACGCAATCAATCTGGCAAGCCGTGTTCAAGACACCACCAAAGAGCATGTATATCGCATTATCTGTACCAGGAGAGTTTTCACGGACTCCATTTCTAGAATAGATGAGGAACATCGGGGCAAGATCGATCGCTACTTTATTGACCTTGGTAAACACAAGTTAAGAGGAATGCGAAGACCTGTAACACTATACGGTGTAGATGGTCACCTATATGAGTACATAAAGCGGGAAATACCTCCACGTCAGAATTGA
- a CDS encoding type II toxin-antitoxin system HicB family antitoxin: MEMIMLYPAYVHIGDDQHAHGVTIPDFPGCFSAADRWEELPHMVQEAAEVYFEGEDIPVPAPTPLEQLAANPDYQGGIWLLVDIDLAKLKVKAKRVNITMPENLLYEIDRYAEQYHMTRSGLLAQAAEQYIHRKQAA; this comes from the coding sequence ATGGAGATGATTATGCTATACCCCGCTTATGTGCATATTGGAGACGATCAACACGCCCACGGCGTCACTATCCCCGACTTTCCCGGATGCTTCTCTGCCGCCGACAGGTGGGAAGAGTTACCGCACATGGTCCAGGAGGCCGCGGAAGTCTATTTTGAAGGTGAGGATATACCCGTTCCGGCGCCGACACCTTTGGAACAACTGGCAGCAAACCCCGACTATCAAGGAGGGATATGGCTCTTGGTGGACATTGATCTTGCCAAGCTCAAAGTCAAAGCAAAGCGGGTTAATATCACCATGCCGGAAAATCTTCTGTACGAGATCGACCGTTATGCCGAGCAGTACCACATGACTCGTTCCGGCTTGTTGGCCCAGGCTGCGGAGCAGTATATTCACCGCAAACAGGCAGCATAA
- a CDS encoding B12-binding domain-containing radical SAM protein, giving the protein MKLLRLHFVTLHAMPSAQAVPLAAAFLTAYLTGRPDPSPVTVSSAEYFCGSDPELICAEILSAAPDLVAFPVYLWNRGECAELARRLRRQRPDLLLLAGGPEATADPARLLGEAPFDLLAIGEGERTLAELIDRLAAGEPLTGLAGTARLEAGTLVTVPRPPIDDLAELPSPYLLGLLDRHIANGMVWQLSRGCSFACDFCYDGMGDRRVRRFPLERLEQELDYLVSRNACQIFALDSTFNTDRKRAKDLLRLIRDRAPDVHFHFEVRHELLDREQAELFASLTCSLQIGLQSADPAVAGGVGRKFDRKDFAAKVMLLNDSGATFGFDLIYGLPGDRLDTFREGLDFALSLYPNHLDIFPLAVLPGTRVAQRAGEAGLVSLAEPPYTLQASATFPAADMARARAIGAACDIFYSRGKAVAWYNGVVRALKLAPVALLERFADWLTARQGANYDEAQFSDEQILGLQRDFLTDLFTERKLQKLLPAALDCAAYHYHYGVALMAVPPVPPTDEELDRLDLSALPLALAPSVSLTTFNYEILDLLESGEPDLPWIAKNLPRCGSWAAIYPAHGEVCTESLIEPYYRLLEQLDGHRSAGEIVASLGLDPDDTADFLTFALAEGIVTPADRTSSRTN; this is encoded by the coding sequence ATGAAGCTGCTCCGCCTCCACTTCGTCACGCTCCACGCCATGCCGTCGGCCCAGGCAGTGCCGCTGGCCGCCGCCTTTCTGACCGCCTACCTCACCGGCCGGCCCGACCCGTCGCCGGTGACGGTCAGCTCGGCCGAGTATTTCTGCGGCAGCGACCCGGAGCTGATCTGCGCCGAAATCCTCTCCGCCGCTCCCGATCTGGTGGCTTTTCCGGTCTACCTCTGGAACCGTGGGGAGTGCGCTGAGCTGGCCCGGCGCCTGCGGCGGCAGCGGCCGGACCTGCTGCTTCTGGCCGGCGGCCCGGAAGCCACCGCCGACCCGGCCCGGCTGCTCGGGGAGGCCCCCTTTGACCTGCTGGCCATCGGCGAGGGGGAACGGACCCTGGCGGAACTGATCGACCGGCTGGCCGCCGGTGAGCCGCTGACGGGACTGGCCGGCACCGCCCGGCTGGAGGCGGGCACTTTGGTCACCGTCCCCCGCCCCCCCATCGACGACCTGGCGGAGCTTCCGTCTCCCTACCTGCTGGGCCTGCTGGACCGCCACATCGCAAACGGCATGGTCTGGCAGCTCTCCCGGGGCTGCTCCTTTGCCTGCGACTTCTGCTACGACGGCATGGGGGATCGCCGGGTGCGGCGGTTTCCGTTGGAGCGGCTGGAACAGGAACTTGACTACCTGGTCAGTCGCAACGCCTGCCAGATCTTTGCCCTGGACTCCACCTTCAACACCGACCGGAAGCGGGCAAAAGACCTGCTGCGGCTGATCCGGGACCGGGCACCCGACGTGCATTTCCACTTCGAGGTGCGTCACGAACTGCTGGACCGCGAGCAGGCCGAGCTGTTCGCTTCCCTTACCTGCTCTTTGCAGATCGGCCTGCAAAGCGCCGACCCGGCGGTGGCGGGCGGGGTGGGGCGGAAGTTCGACCGAAAGGACTTTGCCGCCAAGGTGATGCTGCTCAACGACTCCGGCGCCACCTTCGGTTTCGACCTGATCTACGGCCTGCCCGGTGACCGCCTGGACACCTTCCGGGAGGGGCTGGATTTCGCCCTGTCCCTCTATCCCAACCACCTGGACATCTTTCCCCTGGCCGTGCTGCCCGGCACCAGAGTGGCGCAGCGGGCCGGGGAAGCCGGGCTGGTCAGCCTGGCGGAGCCTCCCTACACCCTGCAGGCATCCGCCACCTTCCCGGCGGCCGACATGGCCCGGGCGCGGGCCATTGGCGCGGCCTGCGACATCTTCTACAGCCGGGGCAAGGCGGTGGCCTGGTACAACGGCGTGGTGCGGGCCCTCAAGCTGGCGCCGGTGGCCCTGCTGGAACGGTTCGCCGACTGGCTCACGGCCCGGCAGGGGGCAAACTACGACGAAGCGCAGTTCAGCGATGAGCAGATTCTGGGGCTCCAGCGGGACTTCCTCACCGACCTCTTCACGGAGCGGAAGCTGCAGAAACTGTTGCCCGCGGCCCTGGACTGCGCCGCCTACCACTACCACTACGGCGTGGCCCTCATGGCGGTGCCGCCGGTTCCCCCCACGGACGAGGAGCTGGACCGACTGGACCTCTCCGCCCTGCCCCTTGCCCTGGCGCCGTCGGTCTCCCTGACCACCTTCAATTACGAAATCCTGGACCTGCTGGAAAGCGGCGAGCCGGACCTCCCCTGGATCGCCAAAAACCTGCCGCGTTGCGGCTCCTGGGCCGCCATCTACCCGGCCCACGGCGAAGTCTGCACCGAATCCCTGATCGAGCCGTACTACCGGCTGCTGGAGCAGCTGGACGGCCACCGCAGCGCCGGCGAAATCGTCGCCTCCCTGGGGCTCGATCCCGACGACACCGCTGATTTTCTCACCTTTGCCCTGGCCGAGGGGATCGTGACACCAGCCGACCGGACATCAAGCCGGACAAATTGA
- a CDS encoding type II toxin-antitoxin system HicA family toxin has translation MTSKELIKRLENEGWYCVGGKGDHQKYKHPSKAGHVVVPHPRKDIPPGTLRNIFRQAGWEWR, from the coding sequence ATGACCAGCAAGGAGCTTATAAAGCGACTCGAAAACGAGGGGTGGTATTGTGTCGGAGGCAAAGGCGACCACCAGAAATACAAACACCCGTCAAAAGCCGGTCATGTGGTCGTGCCGCATCCACGCAAAGACATACCCCCCGGGACCTTGCGGAACATTTTCCGGCAAGCGGGCTGGGAATGGAGATGA
- a CDS encoding SpoIIE family protein phosphatase, which translates to MRFLDSVKALYAAVIILCLTVGLDSYVNMRNEAMHARHLEISTGLERMVRLNQELTGMLVIAALEQSTLRTASYDSLNSELEAVIQTVTVLTSKQNLSQEIAALSEGRAHLHAIEQKAMELMRADKWEQARATLSEDTYVLARKTYEIDSDTAVGAVTGELAATAQRFGRIRNATFGVRIGAMVLLVWVGVLFSRRTRADLAEQVRLRDELAAANEELEERVRKRTEELSAANRMLEATQHKIVQSIHYARIIQTSMLPDQELRDANLGEHLVIYRPKDIVGGDFYYLRQYPDHFLLAVIDCTGHGIPGAFMTMTVNSVLNRVVDLTCNNDPSRILSELNRVLQQTLKMREVDAGLDIALCLVERTSGRLVYAGAGLSLFAVVGGELREIRGDRQRVGYKGSRLDFSYVNHELRLAPGDACYLTSDGILDHAGGAKGYGFGTERFMAMLAAHAGLPMPEQAQRFEQILCDYQGDYPQRDDVTLIGFRF; encoded by the coding sequence ATGAGATTTCTGGACAGCGTCAAGGCACTCTATGCGGCGGTGATCATCCTCTGCCTGACCGTGGGGCTCGATTCCTATGTGAACATGCGGAACGAAGCCATGCACGCCCGGCACCTGGAGATCAGCACCGGGCTTGAGCGGATGGTGCGCCTGAACCAGGAACTGACCGGCATGCTGGTGATTGCGGCCCTTGAGCAGAGCACCCTGCGTACCGCCAGCTACGACTCCCTCAACAGCGAACTGGAAGCGGTGATCCAGACGGTTACCGTCCTGACCAGCAAACAGAACCTTTCCCAGGAAATTGCCGCCCTGAGCGAAGGGCGGGCGCATCTCCATGCCATCGAACAGAAGGCCATGGAGCTGATGCGGGCCGACAAATGGGAGCAGGCCCGGGCAACCCTCTCCGAGGACACCTACGTCCTGGCCCGCAAGACCTACGAGATCGACAGCGACACCGCCGTCGGGGCGGTGACCGGCGAACTGGCGGCCACGGCCCAGCGTTTCGGCAGGATCAGGAACGCCACCTTCGGCGTGCGGATCGGGGCCATGGTGCTGCTGGTCTGGGTGGGGGTGCTCTTTTCCCGCCGTACCCGTGCCGACCTGGCGGAGCAGGTGCGGCTGCGGGACGAACTGGCCGCGGCCAACGAGGAACTGGAAGAACGGGTGCGGAAGCGGACCGAGGAACTCTCCGCCGCCAACCGGATGCTGGAGGCGACCCAGCACAAGATCGTGCAGAGCATCCACTACGCCCGGATCATCCAGACCTCCATGCTGCCGGACCAGGAGCTGCGGGATGCGAACCTGGGGGAGCATCTGGTCATCTACCGCCCCAAGGATATCGTGGGGGGCGATTTCTACTACCTGCGGCAGTATCCGGACCATTTCCTGCTGGCGGTCATCGACTGCACCGGCCACGGCATTCCCGGCGCCTTCATGACCATGACCGTCAACTCGGTGCTGAACCGGGTGGTGGACCTCACCTGCAACAACGACCCGTCCCGCATCCTGTCGGAGCTGAACCGGGTGCTGCAGCAGACCCTGAAGATGCGCGAGGTGGATGCCGGGCTGGACATCGCCCTCTGCCTGGTGGAGCGGACCAGCGGCCGTCTGGTCTACGCCGGGGCCGGACTGTCGCTCTTCGCCGTTGTGGGAGGAGAACTGCGCGAGATCAGGGGAGATCGCCAGCGGGTGGGGTACAAGGGGTCGCGGCTCGACTTCAGCTACGTCAACCATGAACTGCGTCTGGCGCCGGGGGATGCCTGCTACCTCACCAGCGACGGCATCCTGGACCATGCCGGCGGCGCCAAGGGGTACGGGTTCGGCACCGAGCGGTTCATGGCCATGCTGGCCGCCCACGCCGGTCTGCCGATGCCGGAGCAGGCGCAACGGTTCGAGCAGATTCTGTGCGACTACCAGGGGGACTACCCGCAGCGCGATGATGTGACCCTGATCGGCTTCCGCTTCTGA